TGATGCTCCCGCCCTTAGGCGTATATTTGATGGCATTGGTAATCAGGTTGCTAAAGGCGCTGGCCAGTTCCATGTCGGAACCAATCAGGTCACAATGACTGTCAATATCCAGATTCAGAGTATGACCATAATCAACATTATAGGCCTGTGCGTCATCAAACAGCTGATTCATCAAGCTTGGCATTTCAATAATCTGGTTCTTGGCAATATTTTTGTCATTTTCCAGACGCGACAGCAGGAGCAGATCATTGACCAGTGCATTCATGCGCCGGGTTTGGGACTGCATCTGGTCAAAGGCACGTTTCCAGCGGGGATTGATATCTTCCTGATCGGTGAAGGTTTCAATATATCCACTTAAAACCGTCAGTGGAGTGCGCAGCTCATGCGAAATATTATCGACAAAATCTTTGCGCATCTGCTCCAGATTATGCATCCGGGTGACATCATAAGCCACCAGCAGGCGGCTTTCACCACCAAAACGAGTCATTTTGACCTGTACATAATGATCTTCAAACAAGGAAGATCTCATTTTCAGGCCATCAGGGGCCTGATCAATATTGTGGTAATATTCGATAAAAATCGGCTGACGTAACAGCGTAAGAATATTACGGCGGCGATCATCCGGAGAGATGCCAAGCAGGCGTTCTGCTGCCGGGTTCCACCATTCGATCTGCTGGTTGTCATCAATCAGCACCACCGCTTCTTGTAAGGCCACCAGTGAGGATTGCGCCCGGTCAATCAGCTCGACCATTTCCGCCTGAACAATACGTTCCTGACGCTGGGCCCGATATACATTGAACAGCAAAGCCCCCCAGATTCCGTGAATATTAGGGGGGACATCATAGGGGCGATTTGAAATCCACTCATTGACCAGATACAGGGAGCGCATCTGGGTGGCAAAAAAAGCCACAAATGCCAGTACCAGACAAACCCAGAAATACCCAATCCCGAAGCCGATAAAAGCGGCAATGATCAGAAAAAATGCCAGTAAGCGTAAATCCTGCTTGGCAAAATCCCATAAGCTGCTGTAACGGAATTTCTTGTGGTCACGTGCCAGCTCGGGGACAGGGTAAGGTTCATACATAAAACTAGGGTTACCTAAAAGAAATTAACCAGCGGCAACATCGGCCCGTGTTGAGAAGCGGTAGCCGGTACCACGTACAGTCTGCACAAAACGGTCTGCCCCATAAGGCTCTAGGACCTTGCGCAAGCGGCGGATATGGACATCAATGGTCCGGTCTTCAATATAGACATTACCCCCCCAAACCTGGTCCAGTAATTGGGTGCGGGTATAGGCGCGTTCCGGATGCGTCATGAAAAATGCCAGCAAACGGTACTCGGTCGGACCCATTTCCAGAATCTTGTTGCCAAAATTCACCCGTTGGCTCACTGGATCCAGCACCAGACCATTGGCATCAATGGTTTTTTCTCCACTTAGCGCATTGGCACGGCGCAGAACCGCTTTAATCCGTGAGACCAGTTCGCGTGTAGAAAATGGCTTGGTCATGTAGTCATCAGCACCGGCATCCAGTCCCTGTACCTTATGATCTTCTTCACCACGGGCGGTCAGCATGATAACTGGAATTTCAGACAGGGATTCATCACGTTTCAAGCGACGGCAGAGGTCTACGCCGCTCACTCCACCTGGCATCATCCAGTCCAGTAAAATGAGAGCCGGACGCTGATCCACAATCATCTGATGCGCTTGTTTGGCATCTTCTGCCTGCAGACACTGAAATCCTGCCATATCCAAAGAGGTATGAATCATTTCCCTGATTGGGAGTTCGTCATCGACGATTAATATGTAGTCATCTTTCACAACGCAATACCCTATTTCATGCAAACGGTGGACCGTTTTATATTTATGACAGGCTTATTACAAAGACTAATTATGACAGTATCATTGCAGAAAGGGAAAATAGCCGAAGTTTCGCAAAGATTTGTGACAATTTTAATAAAAATTTAATTAGAAATCGGACATTTTTAACTCAGGTTATTTGTTTAAATTATTGTAAATAAATTAAAAATTAAAAATAAGTGGCGGCTGATCAAGATAAAAAACCTATTTCTCTATAAAAACTAGGCTTTGACTTTTTTCTCGGCAAAATGCTCCAGCAGGGCCAGAAAAATAATACTGCAGGAGGACAGCACTTCGTCCATCGACTGTTTAAAGCCGCTCATGACCCAGCGGATTGCAATCTGGGTAACATAGCCATTCAGTCCGGTCGACACTAAAGAAAGCTCCTGTTCAGAGCGGCTCAGGTTCGGCATCATCAGCATGACAAAGGCATGAATCATGCGGTCAAAGCGCAACATGGTTTCATGAATCGTGGCCTGATTATGCAGCTCCTGTACCAGCATGGCATCAATATAAATAATCCGTGCCATACGTGGATTATCTTTTAAAGTTGTTAGCAGGGCGGTCAAGCCGGCTTTAATCATGTTTTGCGGATCGGCTGAGGCTTGCAGCATGGCCTGCATGACATTTTGCTGCAACTCATCAATCAGCTGTAAAAAAATGGTCTGAAATAGGTGCTCACTTTTTTTAAAAGACTCATAAAAATAGCGTTCGGTGAGCTTGGCTTCATTGCAGATATCTTTGACCGTCACCGAAAAAAAACCATGGGTGCCATAAGCTTCGATACCGGCTTCGATTAGTTTTTCACGACGTAACTGCTGGCGCTCCGCCATCGACAGGCCTTTAAACTGACGCTCTTTAGCGCGGGTCGCTGGTGCTTTTGTGGTTGAAGGAGCTGAATTGGTCATAACTTTCAGTGGCAGTCTCGCTAAAGGTTGGGGCTATCTTATCAACAAATCTGCATTTGACCTATGCTGAAATTTCAGACTGAAACTTGGCCTGTAGAGACATTATAGAGTGATTGACAATACTTATTGTCAAAACTATATTGAAATGATGGGCTGCATCCTGAACAGACAAAAATACCGGCTGTCATGGACTGGCAGTATTTAATTCAAGGAATCTCAATGAAAAATTTTAACAATAAAGTTGCAGCGATTACCGGTGCCGGTTCTGGCATTGGCCAGCAGCTGGCTGTACTTCTGGCACAGCAGGGCTGTCATCTGGCACTGAGTGATGTTAATGAGCAGGGGCTGGAAAAAACACTCGGGCTGCTGAAAGGCAATGATGTCCGTGTCACCACTCAAAAAGTGAATGTCGCCAATCTGGCTGAAGTTCAGGCTTGGGCCAAGCAGGTCGAGCAGGATCATGGCAGCGTGAATATGATCTTTAATAATGCAGGTGTTGCCTTGGGCAGTACGGTTGAGGGTGCAAGCTATGAAGATCTGGAATGGATTGTAGGAATCAATTTTTGGGGCGTGGTCTATGGTACCAAGGAGTTCCTGCCGTTGATCAAAAAAACCGGTGATGGACATGTGATCAATATTTCCAGCCTGTTTGGTTTGACCGCCCAGCCCACCCAGTCTGCTTATAACGCGACCAAGTTTGCGGTACGTGGTTTTACCGAATCCTTGCGTCAGGAGCTGGATATGCAAAATTGCGGTGTAAGCGCGCTGTGTGTACATCCGGGTGGAATTCGCACCAATATTGCCAATGCAGCCAAAATGAATGATAGTCTTTTGAGCTTAGGGATGCATCCTGAAAAATCGGCACGTAATTTTAATAAACTGTTGCGTTGTCCGCCTGAAGAAGCTGCTCGCCAGATTCTGGATGCGGTGCAGAAAGACAAACGCCGTCTGCTGATCGGTAATGATGCCAAGGCCCTGGATATGATCCAGCGCATCTTGCCCACCGGTTATCAGCGCGTCACTGCTCTGGCTTCGCGTCTGGGTAAAAAAGGCAAAAAATCAGCTTAATCACCTTCCTCTACCTCGGCCCGCGAAAGCGGGCTTTTAACTTGATTGATGCGGTTTATTTTAATTGATTCCGAAGACAAGATAAGAAAATCAGCCAGTTCTCTATAAGCCGGAAAGTTACAGCTGGTTTAATTTATAAACCGGATGTCATCACTGTATCTGTCAGTTTTTAATATTAAAAATGCGTGGACTATGCAATAACATATTGATTTTTAAAACCCTCAGATCAAGGCCTGAATAGTTTTTTTCTTCCAGACCAACTGGTAATACAAGCCCTGCAAAATACACAAGCTTACGAAGGTCAGTGCGTAGGCATACCAGATGCCTTCCAAGCCCCACCACTGGCTAAACAGATAGGCACAAGGCACCTCAATAACGAGAATGGTCAGAATATTAATCAGCATGGGCACCGTCACTGTACCGCTAGAACGCATAATCGAGGCAAAAATCGCGCTGGCGCCAAAGAACAGGATCGACCACAGTACAATAAACAGGAGCTGCTGACCCAGCACCACCACCGCTGGATCGGTAATAAACAGAGCCATCAGATATTTAGAAGACAAATAAGCAAGAATTACCAATCCGCCAGTGAACAGGATATTCATACTTAAGGCGGTTCGGGTGACTTTATTGAGTAAATCCGACTTTCCTGCACCAATGGCCTGCGCCCCAAAGACTGAGGCAGCGATAGCGATAGATAAAGCGGGAAACTGGATATAGTTCAGGACCTGATTGACCGCACCATAGGCCGCCGTTGCTTCAGCTCCATGACGGTTGACCAGTCCTACAATCACTAATCCTGCCACGGAAGTCGTCACCATCTGCACTCCGGTAGGAATGCCTAGCCGTAAAATGATCTTGCTCAACTGGGGTTGATGGCGGATATTTTTAATTAAGGCCCAGTCCAGTTTCAGTGGATGCTGTTTATAATTTAAATACAGCACTAAAAAAACCAGTACGGCCAGATTGCCTAAAATAGTGGCGATAGCAGGCGAGATAATCCCCATCCGAGGAAAACCAAAATAGCCGGCAATCAGGACTGGCGTGACCCCCAGACCGATCCCAATCGTTAATGCTGAAGCGAACAGTGGGGTGGTACTGTCACCGACACCACGTAAAATGGAAGTATAAATAATATAAATAAAAATCAGGGGACTGCCAGCCAGCATCCATTGTACATAGGGCAATGATAAATGCATGACCTCAGGATCTGTGCCCAGCGCAAGTAAAATCTGCTCCGCAAAAATGACCCCCAACAGGGCAATCAGGCTTCCCCCAATCAGGGTCATAAATAAGGTAGAGCCCACCACACAGTGTACTTTTTCCAGGTTTTTAGCGCCCCAGGCCTGCCCAATCAGGACGGTCGACCCGGCAGAGAGCCCGATCACAAAAGCCATCAAACAAAACAGGATCGGAAAGAACACCGCAACAGCAGCAATCGCGTTGACCCCCAACATCTGCCCGACAAAGATAGTATTTACCGTACCGGACAGACTTTGCAGGATATTGGTCGCAATTAATGGCAACAGAAAGACCAGAAAGGTTTTCCACAGATTTTTTTGCTGAATTAAAGCCTGCTGCGCCATATAAGGTCCTGTTCTTGGTTTTTCAAATACTTATCTTAGCGAATTATGCTAGATCGGCAGTTAAAACGCCTTAGCTTTTCAGTAACGGCACAGCCTGTGTTTTAAACTTTGGCAAGAATATGTGCTGCTTCAATTAAGGTTTCATTTTTTTTGGCAAAACAGAAGCGCAGCAAATGTATATTTTGTGGAGGATCTTTATAAAATACAGAAACTGGAATGGCGACCACGCCATGCTGCTGGGCCAGATAATGACACATTGACAAGCCATCCAGATCGGGGCGAATCTCACGATAGTCCAGATTCTGGAAATACGTCCCTTGAGTAGGCGTCCATTGAAAACGTGTGCCTGCCAGTTCTGTATTAAACAAATCGCGCTTGGCCTGATAAAAACTGGAGAGCTGATGAATATGCTCGGGATGCAGTTGCATATATTCAGTCAGGGCAACCTGAATCGGGGTCACACCACAAAAGCTGACAAACTGGTAAATCTGTCTAAATAGCTGCATCAAAGGCGGAGGCGCTACACAAAAACCGGTTTTCCAGCCAGTGACATGAAAGGTTTTACCAAAAGATCCCACCACAAAGCTGCGTTCACGTAACTGCGGAAAGCTGGCTGCCGAAATATGGCGAACATCGTCAAAGACCAGATGTTCATAGACCTCATCAGACAGAATCACAATATTCCGGTCATGAACCAGTTCAATCAACTGTTGCCGGCTTTGTTGCATAAAGGTTTGAAAGGCTGAGTTCCCTTAAGCTACTCAAATTTAAGAGACAACTTGGGTATGAGGGCGACCTAATTCTGTGAATTTATTCAAGACTGCTATGCGTGCATGGATCTCATTCACCTGACTTGGAAAACTCCGCGCTGTTAATTTATCGCCTAATAATTTGATGCAATGCATCTTGGTTTCAACCAAACTTCGACGGTGATAACCAGACCACTTTTTCCAAAGCGATCTGCCTAGCCGTTTGACTGTCTTTAATAATTCGTTCCGCTCTATAGACCTCGCTTGCTGATCCTTCCAAGGCTTTGCATTCTTTCTAGGTGGAATGATCGCATGTGCATCTCGATCTAAAATGACTTGTCGGCAGTGCTTTGTGTCATAAGCACCATCTGTATAAACAGAATCAATTGGTTCATCCAAGGGAATTTGAGCAAGTAAATCTTCGAGTACTTGAGAATCACTGACATTATTTGTGGTGAGTTGTACTGCACGTATTTGCAGGGTTTTAGCATCTATAGCAATGTGAAGCTTACGCCATTGGCGACGATATTCAGCCCCATGTTTCTTGCGTTTCCATTCACCTTCACCAAGAAACTTCAAACCAGTAGAGTCTACGAGTAGATGCAGTCCATCACTACTTTTTTGATAGCTAATCGCAATATCAATATGCTTTTGTCTACGACAAAGGGTGGAATAATCCGGAGCTGTCCAATCTAATCCAGAGAGTTTAATCAGACTTTGAACAAAACCTGTGACCATACGTAAAGAGAGTCGGAATAGTAATTTGATCATTAAGCAGCATTGAATCGCTGTATCGGAGTAGGTTTGATTTCGACCTTGCTTGCCTTGTGATTGTGCATACCACTGAGTCTTTGGATCAAACCAAATGGAAATATTACCTCGGTTAATTAAGGCTCGGTTATAGGATGACCAATTGGTTGTACGGTAGATTTTAGAGGCAGGCTTATTCATTTTGAAATTATATTGCTGAATAAGCTTTTGATGCTAGGTTTGTGCAACAAAGCCCAGTTAAATTGTTCGTCTGCTGTGGTAATGCTGCGTTTTGGCAGGGTAAAACGTCTTGATTTCATTAATGCATCTTCAACCTTTTTAATAGTTCGATTCACATTACTTTCAGCGATATGGTAATTTGCCGCCAATTCCAATTGGGTGTTGTAGCTCCGTAAGTAATTGAGTGTTAATAATAATTGATCCTCTATAGCTAAAGTATGAGGACGCCCTAATTTCTTTTTAAGTGATT
The nucleotide sequence above comes from Acinetobacter sp. 10FS3-1. Encoded proteins:
- the phoR gene encoding phosphate regulon sensor histidine kinase PhoR codes for the protein MYEPYPVPELARDHKKFRYSSLWDFAKQDLRLLAFFLIIAAFIGFGIGYFWVCLVLAFVAFFATQMRSLYLVNEWISNRPYDVPPNIHGIWGALLFNVYRAQRQERIVQAEMVELIDRAQSSLVALQEAVVLIDDNQQIEWWNPAAERLLGISPDDRRRNILTLLRQPIFIEYYHNIDQAPDGLKMRSSLFEDHYVQVKMTRFGGESRLLVAYDVTRMHNLEQMRKDFVDNISHELRTPLTVLSGYIETFTDQEDINPRWKRAFDQMQSQTRRMNALVNDLLLLSRLENDKNIAKNQIIEMPSLMNQLFDDAQAYNVDYGHTLNLDIDSHCDLIGSDMELASAFSNLITNAIKYTPKGGSITMGWHDDGESAYFIVEDNGIGIDPKHLPRLTERFYRIDSDRSRRTGGTGLGLAIVKHVLMQHQAHLEVESKENEGSTFKVVFPKERLSFPE
- the phoB gene encoding phosphate regulon transcriptional regulator PhoB, with translation MKDDYILIVDDELPIREMIHTSLDMAGFQCLQAEDAKQAHQMIVDQRPALILLDWMMPGGVSGVDLCRRLKRDESLSEIPVIMLTARGEEDHKVQGLDAGADDYMTKPFSTRELVSRIKAVLRRANALSGEKTIDANGLVLDPVSQRVNFGNKILEMGPTEYRLLAFFMTHPERAYTRTQLLDQVWGGNVYIEDRTIDVHIRRLRKVLEPYGADRFVQTVRGTGYRFSTRADVAAG
- a CDS encoding TetR/AcrR family transcriptional regulator gives rise to the protein MTNSAPSTTKAPATRAKERQFKGLSMAERQQLRREKLIEAGIEAYGTHGFFSVTVKDICNEAKLTERYFYESFKKSEHLFQTIFLQLIDELQQNVMQAMLQASADPQNMIKAGLTALLTTLKDNPRMARIIYIDAMLVQELHNQATIHETMLRFDRMIHAFVMLMMPNLSRSEQELSLVSTGLNGYVTQIAIRWVMSGFKQSMDEVLSSCSIIFLALLEHFAEKKVKA
- a CDS encoding SDR family NAD(P)-dependent oxidoreductase; the encoded protein is MKNFNNKVAAITGAGSGIGQQLAVLLAQQGCHLALSDVNEQGLEKTLGLLKGNDVRVTTQKVNVANLAEVQAWAKQVEQDHGSVNMIFNNAGVALGSTVEGASYEDLEWIVGINFWGVVYGTKEFLPLIKKTGDGHVINISSLFGLTAQPTQSAYNATKFAVRGFTESLRQELDMQNCGVSALCVHPGGIRTNIANAAKMNDSLLSLGMHPEKSARNFNKLLRCPPEEAARQILDAVQKDKRRLLIGNDAKALDMIQRILPTGYQRVTALASRLGKKGKKSA
- a CDS encoding MATE family efflux transporter, which gives rise to MAQQALIQQKNLWKTFLVFLLPLIATNILQSLSGTVNTIFVGQMLGVNAIAAVAVFFPILFCLMAFVIGLSAGSTVLIGQAWGAKNLEKVHCVVGSTLFMTLIGGSLIALLGVIFAEQILLALGTDPEVMHLSLPYVQWMLAGSPLIFIYIIYTSILRGVGDSTTPLFASALTIGIGLGVTPVLIAGYFGFPRMGIISPAIATILGNLAVLVFLVLYLNYKQHPLKLDWALIKNIRHQPQLSKIILRLGIPTGVQMVTTSVAGLVIVGLVNRHGAEATAAYGAVNQVLNYIQFPALSIAIAASVFGAQAIGAGKSDLLNKVTRTALSMNILFTGGLVILAYLSSKYLMALFITDPAVVVLGQQLLFIVLWSILFFGASAIFASIMRSSGTVTVPMLINILTILVIEVPCAYLFSQWWGLEGIWYAYALTFVSLCILQGLYYQLVWKKKTIQALI
- a CDS encoding IS5 family transposase; this translates as MNKPASKIYRTTNWSSYNRALINRGNISIWFDPKTQWYAQSQGKQGRNQTYSDTAIQCCLMIKLLFRLSLRMVTGFVQSLIKLSGLDWTAPDYSTLCRRQKHIDIAISYQKSSDGLHLLVDSTGLKFLGEGEWKRKKHGAEYRRQWRKLHIAIDAKTLQIRAVQLTTNNVSDSQVLEDLLAQIPLDEPIDSVYTDGAYDTKHCRQVILDRDAHAIIPPRKNAKPWKDQQARSIERNELLKTVKRLGRSLWKKWSGYHRRSLVETKMHCIKLLGDKLTARSFPSQVNEIHARIAVLNKFTELGRPHTQVVS